The genomic window CATCAGAAAAGTTGATAAGGGAAAGGCTGTTGTTGACGCATAATCTCCAATGCAGTAGGATGCTGAAGATGACAGATGCATGAAACATTCTACATTGGAACGCTCTTATAACCTTGTTTGAGATCTCTGGCTCTTTCTACGGTCTACTAAACTCATATTTTGCTGCTATCTGGAATTAGAGTAGTGTATAAACAATTCCAATACTCTTTTTTAAATGACTGCCTAGTACACTTCTTAGAAAACTCTTTATCCCATAGAAGATAGTTAAGTATTGCAATAACTCATCACCTCTTTGAACGCTTCTTCGGACGAGTAGAAGAACCTGTTTCCTTTTCACTAGTTTCACTGTCCCGCTTTGCCATCAGAGAAGCAGTGCCTCTTTTAGAGGCGACACcactgtttttctttgtaggACTACCCTTTTCAATTGTTGGCCTTTTCCCAGTTAATCGTTTCTGACCAGCAGGCAGTTTTACTGCATCCACTTTCTCACTCTTACTATTACTTTTCCTCTGTTCAGCTCCTCTCTTTCCATTAGAGGATTCAGCCTTCACTGTCTCTACGACTGTTTCAGATGATGAAACCCCTTTCATTCTCTTAAGAAAACTAGCAGCACTTTGCTTTTTTGAGCCACCACTGGTGTTGATACCCTTCTTTTGTTGAACACTTTTCTTCAGCACAGAGCTACCGTTTGGAGATCGGCCTCTATTAGAGATACCAGCATTCAAACTGGTCTTAACGTTTCTGCTCCCTACTTTTTTAGCTGTTGAGGGTGCTGCTCCTCTAGCCATCTTCTTAGAAACAATAGGTTTCTCATCTTTATCAGAGGGTCTCCCTTCCTCCTCTTCTGAAACTTGCTTCTCATCAACTGTTGGAACTACTCtagtctttttcttcaaagtttcaGTGACTGACGCTGGAGATCTAACAGCCAAGGAACTACGTTTCCGACAAGCTATAATAGGCACTGAAAGTGTTGGTTTAAGAGAAGAGACTTTGACTTCCTCCTTAGACGTCACCAAGGCATCCTCTTTTGGTGGTGGTAAGGTTTGTTTAGGAATCTTGAAACTCATCTGTTTCTTGATGAGTTGGTAAAGCTGTTTTGCTGCATTAAACTCAGGCGATGGCTCGCCATAGAAAACTCTCACATTGTTGATTAGTAGCAGTAAATCCCGAAAAAACTTGGTCCTGGCAGTTTTGTAGTAACCCTCTTCCACACGACTTCGAATCATCTCAAAGTCTATGTGTTGCCTTATTATCCTATAGTAGTCGGATGTTTCCTGCAACTtcacaatcaaacaaataagaCTCAGGCTTTAAGACACAAGccttttgaaaaatgaattaatcatgatactaaaataaatacagtagaacatttttcatttaaagGAAAAATTAACCATCGGCAGATTATCTTAAATAAAGGATTGTTTATTATAGAATCAAACATAAtgtagaaaattatttttgattacaaaaatgaCAGAATTTGAATTGCTGACAAtgtcataattttttttacctggGTTTCGAGCCGGCGCGAAAAGTGAGAGCCAATGGGGTGAGACTGAAGAATCTCGATGAAATCACTCAACGGCTGAGATTCAACGAAGATCTTATTGACGGTGAGAGATTGATCTTTGTTATCCGGTTGGTCTTGGTCTACCGTCTCCTTTCTCGGGAAGCTCGCCGAGCTCTGCCCATCACTCGTTTCTTTCGTATCTTCCTCTCCTTTCGACTCGTCCATTGACTCAACTAACTCAGGCGAGTCATTTCCCTCTCTTTTTGGTTCTGCTCTATCCGATTCCTTCGCCACGCTCTCGCAACTTCCTCTACCCGAATCCTCTCTTGCCGGCTTCTCGTCGTTGTCTTCTCCGCCGATCCGGTTCGGTTCTTCGTCCACTGGTTCAGCGATTTTAACAGCTCTGTTCGTGTTCTCAGATCCGGTTCCAGGACTATTATCATTCGGATCTGGAGAATTTTTCAGCTCAGTAACCGGTACGCCGGAGTTGTTGCCCGATTCAGTGTGGTTCTCTTTCGTCTCCGCGATTCTATCTAGATCTGAATTCTCAGTTTTCaagctcttctctctttcatcttccAATGTTTTCACCTTCAACTGCAATGACCTGTAAGTACTCACAAATCCACGATTCAAATCTGGAATCGgaacaaaaaggaagaaaaaaaaaaccaatggTTGATTGAAATTTACGAGATGGATAGATCGTAACGTTCGACTTCTCGTCGGAGTTCATCGACACGGAGCTTTCTCAACTCCTCAAGCCAAGGAACGGAAGAGATCTCGGCGGCGAGGGTTTCTTCATCGGCAGATCCTGGCGAGACCAGGTTACGGGAGAATCGGCGCTTGAGATCGTTGTACTTGTGACGACAGTCGATGGCGGTGAGTGTACGAAAAGTGGAGTTCTGTTTATGGACTTCAGAAGCGACGGAGTCCCATGAATCAGTACCGTGACGGTGAACGGCGCAGGCGAGGAGGAGCTCCTCCATTGTGCTCCACGTTTGTTTCTCTGGAGAATTTTTGTCGTTTTCTGATTTTGCCATTAAGTAAATGTAAAAAGGAACAAAGTGGATTTTGCTTATTGTCACTTCTCCAATTTGTAGAACTGAAATAGAAATAATCGTCTTCTGCAAATCTTTGCTCTAGGCCTCCACTAAAAAACCTTGagactgattttttttttttttttttaatctgtctgacaaagaatttatttttatttatgtaatgTTTCGTTGATAACATGTTCGTGCAAAGGCGCACCAATTGAGAGAATGTTGAAAAACTTTGCTCGTTTTTGTCGTATCACACTTTAGTAGGCCCAACCTTTACACCGAATCCATTACGGCATTACCGGTTTGGAACCAAAAGCACCAAGAGGGTCCAATTTCGTTTCTCATAACATTTAAAATTGGATTGTACGGAAGCAGCTAATGTTTAATccaaactaaatatataaaaaagagtaCTGTAGAGAATACATTCTTTCAGATTTTCTGCAATGTACAAAGAATTGTGTCTAATTGTTCACCATAACATTGACCTTCACCATTTGATGGATGAGCATCCGGATCTTTCGTATCTATATGACTATGTCTTCCGAGGATGATACTGAGATGTCCTAAATCGTCTAGATTACTTTTGCCATCGACAAATATAGTTTTGCTGCTACTTAGAGAGACCGGCAAATCTCTTCCCAAACTCTTCTCGAATTGTAATGCATAGATAAGTTCTTTTAATTCAACTACACTTGCCAATGCcttaaaaagaagatatacaAAATACGTTCAAGGTAATAGAGCTCAGTGTATCACCATCAAGCTTCAGATTGATTGATACTATAATAGAATACTGATTCAAATCAATTCAACAATCAACCTGCATATAAGTTCAATAAAGAGAATTGAAAAGCATAATCTCATACAAAACTCTGAAGATTCcatcaaaagattcaaaacaagtTGTGCAAATCTAATCCAGATAATTCAacgcatatatatacaaaagcaATAGCTGATTAAGGTCGACAAATGTAATTGTAATTCGAGTAAAGCCTGCGATTACCAATAGCCGCCATAGAAGCTTCAAGCAGCTCCTTTCAAAGCTTTCTTCAGCTCCTCAGCTACATTGCCCTCTTCCTTGCTTTTCTTCCCACCGTAATCAGACGTTGTCGTTCTCTCGCTGCTCCACCGATCAGCTCTCGATCTcccgttgttgttgttgttgttgttgttgttgttgttgttgttcctcTCGGATTCGCGATACTTCGAGTGTGATCCGTAATCAATTGTCGCCGGCGAGTATGGACGGACGTTTGATATTACTTCCCGGAGATCTTCAACGGCTCTCTTTAACTGCTTGTTCTCCGTTCGAAGCTCCTCTATCACCTCCGCCACGTCACCACTTGTTGTGAACTGAGCCGGACCCGAAACTTTACCCGGATCACCAGTGGATTTGGTCACTTTAGCATCTGCGCCGTCCACGTGTTCGATTCCTATTTTATTCATCACCAAAAAAGGGAATCTCCTCAACGAAATAGCAGCCGTTGGATCGAAATCGCGTCTGATCTCCGTAGGAACCCTAACGCCCCACCGGAAATTCAAAACGGCGCGTCCTCTCACAGGCAGAGACGTCCTCGCCGCAACCTCAACGCCAGATAACAATCCAGCGATATCTCCAGCAGAAGTTGACGGCAGAACCGTGACTTTTCTAAATCCTCCGCCGCATCCATTGACCGCTGGAGTATCCACCACCTCAATCGAAGAATCATCTTCGGAAACAGATCCATTCATCGATTTGATCAAATTCCTCTCAAATCCAGACGAAGAATGAGACTTTTTGATAGAGAAATCGCCGAATTGAGGTTTGAAGTGGAGCATAAAGCTAGGGTTTCCTTGACCTAGGAGATTGAATTCAGCGCTCATGAGCATAGAGCTTGAAATCGGAGAACCGAACGATCCCGATCCGGTTTTGACGATTAGAGAGAAAGGATTCCACGAATCGTTTGGACGGTAAGCGACTTTGAGAGAAGGGCCAGATTCGAAGAAAGTGGAGAGATTGAGACTGAGCTCCTTGGATTCTCCGGCGACGATTCCAGATTGAAAGGGTAAACCTAAGATGCTTAAAGGAACTTTAGCCCTAAAAAGAGGCTTTTGCTCTTCACGAAACTTCATCGAtgccttcatcttcttctacgcCCAAAATCAATAATCGAATTCAGCAAGTAGCTTACGGAGAGTACcagtggtcgagtagaaggATTTGTATGagttttaaactaaatttaaaggaaaatttccacttttttcttaagaacTAGGAATTGTGTAAAGATTTTGGTTGGACATGAGGATAAAGGCTCCAGAAGTGTTTTTCCCTAATTTACCCTCgtgtaataagaaaaataaccgATAATCAAGACTAGTCTGTGGTGTAATTATGGGGAAGTTCCAAGGCGAAAAGATAAGATGGTTAATGCTTAAAATGAAAGGTGGACAAATGCCTGGTTGTTTGTTTATCCCTTCTGCTTctgtctgtttttttcttctctgtacACACATAAAGCccgtaaatatatataagcttAGAAAGCCCATTTATATTAAAGAGGCCTTTACGCTGGGCTTTCG from Arabidopsis thaliana chromosome 3, partial sequence includes these protein-coding regions:
- a CDS encoding DNA-binding bromodomain-containing protein, with amino-acid sequence MAKSENDKNSPEKQTWSTMEELLLACAVHRHGTDSWDSVASEVHKQNSTFRTLTAIDCRHKYNDLKRRFSRNLVSPGSADEETLAAEISSVPWLEELRKLRVDELRREVERYDLSISSLQLKVKTLEDEREKSLKTENSDLDRIAETKENHTESGNNSGVPVTELKNSPDPNDNSPGTGSENTNRAVKIAEPVDEEPNRIGGEDNDEKPAREDSGRGSCESVAKESDRAEPKREGNDSPELVESMDESKGEEDTKETSDGQSSASFPRKETVDQDQPDNKDQSLTVNKIFVESQPLSDFIEILQSHPIGSHFSRRLETQLQETSDYYRIIRQHIDFEMIRSRVEEGYYKTARTKFFRDLLLLINNVRVFYGEPSPEFNAAKQLYQLIKKQMSFKIPKQTLPPPKEDALVTSKEEVKVSSLKPTLSVPIIACRKRSSLAVRSPASVTETLKKKTRVVPTVDEKQVSEEEEGRPSDKDEKPIVSKKMARGAAPSTAKKVGSRNVKTSLNAGISNRGRSPNGSSVLKKSVQQKKGINTSGGSKKQSAASFLKRMKGVSSSETVVETVKAESSNGKRGAEQRKSNSKSEKVDAVKLPAGQKRLTGKRPTIEKGSPTKKNSGVASKRGTASLMAKRDSETSEKETGSSTRPKKRSKR
- a CDS encoding DNA-binding bromodomain-containing protein (DNA-binding bromodomain-containing protein; FUNCTIONS IN: DNA binding; EXPRESSED IN: 13 plant structures; EXPRESSED DURING: 8 growth stages; CONTAINS InterPro DOMAIN/s: SANT, DNA-binding (InterPro:IPR001005), Myb, DNA-binding (InterPro:IPR014778), Bromodomain (InterPro:IPR001487), HTH transcriptional regulator, Myb-type, DNA-binding (InterPro:IPR017930); BEST Arabidopsis thaliana protein match is: DNA-binding bromodomain-containing protein (TAIR:AT2G42150.1); Has 5050 Blast hits to 3932 proteins in 403 species: Archae - 12; Bacteria - 304; Metazoa - 2409; Fungi - 569; Plants - 345; Viruses - 12; Other Eukaryotes - 1399 (source: NCBI BLink).); its protein translation is MAKSENDKNSPEKQTWSTMEELLLACAVHRHGTDSWDSVASEVHKQNSTFRTLTAIDCRHKYNDLKRRFSRNLVSPGSADEETLAAEISSVPWLEELRKLRVDELRREVERYDLSISSLQLKVKTLEDEREKSLKTENSDLDRIAETKENHTESGNNSGVPVTELKNSPDPNDNSPGTGSENTNRAVKIAEPVDEEPNRIGGEDNDEKPAREDSGRGSCESVAKESDRAEPKREGNDSPELVESMDESKGEEDTKETSDGQSSASFPRKETVDQDQPDNKDQSLTVNKIFVESQPLSDFIEILQSHPIGSHFSRRLETQETSDYYRIIRQHIDFEMIRSRVEEGYYKTARTKFFRDLLLLINNVRVFYGEPSPEFNAAKQLYQLIKKQMSFKIPKQTLPPPKEDALVTSKEEVKVSSLKPTLSVPIIACRKRSSLAVRSPASVTETLKKKTRVVPTVDEKQVSEEEEGRPSDKDEKPIVSKKMARGAAPSTAKKVGSRNVKTSLNAGISNRGRSPNGSSVLKKSVQQKKGINTSGGSKKQSAASFLKRMKGVSSSETVVETVKAESSNGKRGAEQRKSNSKSEKVDAVKLPAGQKRLTGKRPTIEKGSPTKKNSGVASKRGTASLMAKRDSETSEKETGSSTRPKKRSKR
- a CDS encoding uncharacterized protein (unknown protein; Has 1497 Blast hits to 1323 proteins in 52 species: Archae - 0; Bacteria - 4; Metazoa - 23; Fungi - 34; Plants - 61; Viruses - 0; Other Eukaryotes - 1375 (source: NCBI BLink).): MKASMKFREEQKPLFRAKVPLSILGLPFQSGIVAGESKELSLNLSTFFESGPSLKVAYRPNDSWNPFSLIVKTGSGSFGSPISSSMLMSAEFNLLGQGNPSFMLHFKPQFGDFSIKKSHSSSGFERNLIKSMNGSVSEDDSSIEVVDTPAVNGCGGGFRKVTVLPSTSAGDIAGLLSGVEVAARTSLPVRGRAVLNFRWGVRVPTEIRRDFDPTAAISLRRFPFLVMNKIGIEHVDGADAKVTKSTGDPGKVSGPAQFTTSGDVAEVIEELRTENKQLKRAVEDLREVISNVRPYSPATIDYGSHSKYRESERNNNNNNNNNNNNNGRSRADRWSSERTTTSDYGGKKSKEEGNVAEELKKALKGAA